The sequence CCACCGGTGGAGCTGCGCCGTACGGCCGAGGACGGCGACCGCAGCCGGACCTACGACCCGCCGCGGCGGCTGAAGGCCGCCCGCGCCGCCGTCGAGGTGTGCCGGCTCGTCCCCGCGATGTGCACGGTGGCGGTCGCCGTGCTGGTGGCGGCCGCCCTGGAGTGGCTGGCCGGATCGTACGGCTTCGCGGTCGCGGCGCTGCTGAGCGGCGTGGTGCTGCTCGGCGCGGGAGTGCTCGCCGCGGCGGTCACCGCAGTGGCCAAATGGGTCCTGCTGGGCCGGATCGCGGTCGGTGACCGGCCGCTGTGGAGCTCGTTCGTGTGGCGCAACGAGCTGGCGGACAACTTCGTGGAGGTGCTGGCCGCCCCCTGGTTCGCCCGTGCCTGGCTGGGCACGGCGCCGCTGAACCTGTGGCTGCGCTCGCTGGGTGCGCGGATCGGCCGCGGCGTGTGGTGCGAGACCTACTGGCTGCCGGAGGTCGACCTGGTCACCCTGGGCGCGGGGGTGTCGGTGAACCGGGGCTGCGTCCTGCAGACGCACCTGTTCCACGACCGGGTCATGAGCATCGATACTGTCGTCCTGCAGGGCGGATCGACGCTCGGCCCGCACGGGGTCGTCCTGCCCGCGGCGACGATCGGGGAGAACACCACGGTCGGACCGGCGTCCCTGGTCATGCGCGGCGAGTCGGTGCCGCCGGGCACGCGCTGGTTCGGCAATCCGATCGCGGCGTGGACCCGCGGGACGTAGCGGCCGCGGCACGGACTCACAGGACGTAGCAGAGGAAACAAGTGTGGTTCTGAGCACGACCCCCAGCAAGCTCTACTTCCCCACGCACGGCGACGACGGCTACCGGGTGGAGCACTACGACCTGTCCCTCGACTACCGGGTCGCCTCCAACCGGCTCGGCGGGATCGCCCGCCTGTCGGCGGTGGCGCTCGGGCCGCTCGACCGCCTCGTCCTCGACCTCGGCGCCTTCCGCGTGGGCGGGGTCCTGGTCAACGGCGAGGCGGCGCGTTTCACCCACCGCGGGGGGAAACTCCACCTCGCGCCGGGACGGCTGGGCGCCGGGCCGTTCAGCGTCGAGGTCCGCTACTCGGGCAATCCGCGGCCGGTGTCCAGCCACTGGGGCGGCCTCGGCTGGGAGCAGCTCACCGACGGCGTCATCGTGGCCAGCCAGCCGATCGGGGCCCCGTCGTGGTTCCCGTGCAACGACCGGCCGGACGACAAGGCCTCCTACCGGATCTCGGTGACCACCGCCTCGCCGTACACGGTGATCGCCAACGGGGAGCTGGTCTCCACGCGGCGGGCGGCGTCGGCGACCACGTGGGTCTACGAGCAGGCCGAGCCCATGGCCTCCTATCTGGCGAGCGTCCAGATCGGCCGCTACCAGCAGGCCGATCTCGGCGCGGGGACGCGGCTGGTCTTCCCCGCCGGGCTCGCCGCCCGGGTCCGGTACGACTTCGGACGCCAGGACCGGATGATGGAGGTCTTCAGCGAGCGCTTCGGCCCCTACCCGTTCGGCTCCTACACCGCGGTGGTGGTGGACGACGAGCTGGAGATCCCGGTCGAGGCGCAGGGCATGTCGATCTTCGGGGTGAACCACGTGGACGGCCGGCGCGGCGAGGAGCGGCTGGTGGCCCACGAACTGGCGCACCAGTGGTTCGGCAACAGCCTGACGATCGCCGGCTGGCGCGACATCTGGCTGCACGAGGGGTTCGCCGCCTACGCGGAGTGGATCTGGTCGGAGGCCTCGGGCGACATGCCCGCCGGCGATCTGGCGGCCCGCTGGCACCGCAGGCTCGCGGCCCTCCCCCAGGACTTCGTCCTCGCCGATCCCGGCGCCCGGCTCCTGTTCGACGACCGCGTCTACAAACGCGGCGCGCTCACCCTGCACGCGCTCCGGCGCACCATGGGCGACGCGCCGTTCTTCGCGCTGCTGCGCGAGTGGACGGCCGGCCACCGTCACGGGTCGGTCACCACGGAGCAGTTCACCGACCTGGCCTCGCGCCGCACGACCGAGCCGCTGGAGCGGCTGTTCGCCGACTGGCTGTACGGCTCCCGCCTCCCCGCGCTGTCCTGACGGAGACACGGAAAGGATCCGCCTCATACTCGGACGCCGCACGCGCGGTTCAACCGGCGGGGACGCCGGGGCGGAACGCTCCTCGCCCGTCCCGACGGCACACCCTGCGGCTCGCACCCCGCGCGCCGTGCCATACCGGTGCACTCCGCGGACATAGTCGGCTACATTCGCCTACGCTGTAGTCATGTCGCCGACACCACGGTCCGTCCGGTTCGAGGACGCCGTCCTGGACAAACTCGCCAAGTTCGTCATGGAGCACCCGGGGCTTTCGGTCTCCGCCGCGGTCAACCTCCTCATCACCGAGGCACTCCGGATGGAGGAACACCCGGGTGTGCTGTTCCGGACCGGGCCGTCGGGCCGCCGGGCGGTGGTCGCCGGCGGCCCCGACGTCTGGGAGGTCATCCGAGCGATCAGGGCGACCCGTGCCGCCGAGCCCGACGCGACAGCCGACGAGGTCGTGCCCATGACCGCCGAATACTCCGGGCTCCCCTCGCACCAGGTCAGAGCGGCGATCCGATACTGGTCGGATTATCCGGACGAGATCGATACGCAGATCGCCGCAGCCGAAGACGCCGCACGGAAGGCGGAGGAGCGCTGGAGGCGGGAGCAAGGGCTACTGGCATCGTGAACGGCAGGCTTCTGCTGGACGAGATGTTCCCGCCTCCGCTCGCCGAGAGTCTCCGCGAGCGGGGGCACGACGTCGTCGCACTCGTCGAACGCCCCGGGGGCCCGGGACTTCCCGATTCCCAGGTGCTGGATCTGGCAGTGGCGGAACGCCGCTGCCTGCTCACCGAGAACGTCCGTGATTTCGAGATCCTCCGGGCACGGCGACTCCACGACGGACACCCCTGCGCGGGTCTGCTCTACAGCGGTCCACACCGCTTTCCGAGAACCAAGACCGCGATCGGCCGGCTGATCGCGGTCCTGGACGGGCTCCTCTCCGAGGAGAGGCTGCCCGCTTCCGGTCAGGTGGACTGGCTGGTTTAGGCAACGGATCAGCGGCCGATCACGGGCTGTCGAGCCCGGTCCTGGATCCTTCCCCACCATCGCCGCCGGCCCCGCCATCGGGCATTCCCCTGCCCGAGCCGGTCGGCGGAGCGGTTGATCGTACGGCGCGGGCCTTGCCGTACGGCTCCCCGCACACTTCCTTTCATCGGACCTTTCCCTTCGAATGGGAGTGATTCGACCCACCTGGTCATATATTTCCCTAAATAGATCGGATCGCTGCTATAACGGGCTACGACCTATGGAGGAACCTCATGCGCGTGGCGTTGCACACCCGGATCAGGCCGGGCAAGGAGTCGGAGTACGAGCAGGCGCACCGGGAGGTGCCCCCCGAGCTGGTGGAGGCGATCAAGAAGGGCGGCGCGCACGAGTGGACGATCTGGCGCAGCGGCCTGGAGCTCTTCCACGTGATCGACTGTGACGACTACGAGGCGCTGCTCGCCTCGCTGGCCGGCCTGCCGGTGAACATCGCCTGGCAGGCCCGGATGGACGAGTTGCTGGAGGTCGCCCACGACTACTCCGCCGACGGCGGCGGCAAGGGCCTCCCGGCGGTCTGGCAGCTCGCCTGAGCCGTCCCGCCCTGGACGGTCATCCCAGCGCCCCGGGACGGTGTCATCCCGTGCCGTCCGTACGAGGTCGCCGTGTCCCGGCCGGGACGGCGTCGCCCCGGCCGGCCGTACAGCGTGTCACCGTGCCCCCGGCCGGGACGGTGTCATCCCGTGCCGGCCGTACGGCGTGTCACCGTGTCCCCGGCCGCGCGGTGTGCTCGTTATCGTGAGCGGGTGTCCCCCGCTCTCCAGACCCGCCTGTCCCCCGCTCTCCGCGCCCGCCTGCCCGCCGCGCTCGCGGCCGTCGCAACCGTCGCAGCCGGGCTCACGGTCCGCGCGGTCACCGGCGGCTGGTTCGGCAAGTACGCCGGTGACGCCCTCTACACCGTGCTCGTCCACGCGCTGATCGTGCTGGTGCTCCCCCGGGTCCCGCCGGTCCGCGCCGCGGCCGGCGCGCTGGCGTTCAGCTGGGCGGTCGAGCTCGCCCAGCTCACCCCCGTCCCGGCCGCGCTGTCGGAGGCCAGCGTGCTGGCCAGGCTGGTGCTCGGCAGCACCTTCGGCGCCGCCGACCTCGTCGCCTACGCCGCCGGAGCCGCTCTCGCCGCGACGGCGCACGCCCTCGTCCGCCGCGCTCCGTCACGCCGTAGTGGTCAACGGCCGGCCGTATCATTTCGAGACCATGCCTGAAGGACACACCATCCATCGCCTGGCCGCGCAGTACCGGCAGGCGTTCGGCGGCCGAGTGGTGCGCGCCGAGAGCCCGCAGGGGCGGTTCGCCGCCGGGGCCCACCAGATCGACGGGCGGGTGCTCCGGGAGACCGACGCGCACGGCAAGCATCTGCTGCTCGGATTCGACGACGACCGCTGGCTCCACGTGCACCTGGGCATCTACGGCAAAAGCGCCTTCGGCCCGGCTCCGGCGCCCGCGCCGACGGGTGCGGTACGGCTGCGCCTGAGCAACGCGGAGGAATACGCCGACCTGCGCGGGCCCAACACCTGCGAGCTGCTGGATCCGGCCGAGAAGAAGGCGCTGCACGCCAGGCTCGGGCCGGATCCGCTGCGCGCCGACGCCGATCCGGAGCTCGCCTGGCGGCGGATCGGCCGCAGCCGCACCTCCATCGGCGTCCTGCTGATGGACCAGTCGGTCGTCGCGGGGGTGGGCAACATCTACCGCGCCGAGGCGCTGTTCCGGGAGGGCGTCGACCCGTCCCGCCCCGGCCGCGACCTCACCCACGGGCAGTGGAAGGCCATCTGGGCCGACCTGGTGGCGCTGATGGCCGACGGGGTGCGGGTGGGCCGGATCGACACGGTCAGGCCCGAGCACACCCCGGAGGCGATGGGGCGTCCGCCCCGCGTCGACGACCACGGCGGCGAGGTCTACGTCTACCGCCGTTCGGGCATGCCCTGCTTCCTGTGCGGCGGCGAGGTCCGCACCGGGGTGCTCGCCGGCCGCAACCTCTTCTGGTGCCCGGCCTGCCAGACCACGTGATCACAGAAGGCGCGCGGCCGCCTCGATCGAGGCCTGGCCGGCGGGGACCAGCGGGAGGCGGACCGAGGCGGTGGGGATCAGTCCCCGGGCGTGCAGCACTCCCTTGATCACCGTGGGGTTGGGTTCGGCGAACATGCTCGCCGACATGGCGGAGAGCCGGTGGCCCAGTGCGCGCGCGTGGGCGACGTCGCCGGAGTGCCAGGCCTCCACCAGCTCGACGAAGCGGCCGGTGTGCAGGTGGGCCGAGGCGAGGATGCCGCCGGGGGCGCCCAGCGCGAGCAGGGCGGAGAAGAAGGGGTCGTCCCCGGCGAGCACCGCGAAGTCCTCAGGCAGGTCGGCCAGCAGGGTGACGGTGTCCTGGTCGACGCCGCCGACCGCGTGCTTGACCCCGGTCACCATGGGCAGCTCTCCCAGCCGGCGCAGGGTGGCCGCGCCCACCGACTGACCCGTCCGGTAGGGGATGTTGTAGACGATCAGCGGCACCGGGCTCTGCTCGGCCAGCACGGTGAAGTGGGCGAGCACCCCGGCCTCGGACGGGCGCACGAAGGACGGCACGGTGACCAGGGCGGCGTCCGCCCGGTCCTTGAGCCCGCGCAGGGCCTCGACGGAGCTCCGGGTGTCGCTGCCCCCGGCCCCGACGACCAGCGTCACCCCCCGCTCCCGGCACACCTTGGCGCACACCTCGACGACCGCCCGCCGCTCCTCTTCGGCGAGCATGGCGACCTCGGCGGTGGTGCCGAGCGCGACCAGCCCGGCCGCTCCCTCGTCGAGCACCGCGTGCGCCAGGCCTTCGAGCGCCTCCACGGCGATCTCGCCGTCCTCGGCGAACGGGGTGATCAGGGGAACGTAAACGCCGCGAAGTGTCATGTCCCCAGCCTCGCGGGCACTGACCATGCAGGTCCAGTTCCCGTTTCTTCCGAGACCGTTAAGCTGAACTGATGCTCGATGTGCGACGCCTCCGGCTGCTCCGCGAACTGTCCTACCGGGGCACGATCGCCGCGGTCGCCGAGGCCATGACGTTCACGCCCTCCGCGGTCTCCCAGCAGCTCGCCGCGCTGGAACGGGAGGCCGGGGTGGCGCTGCTGGAGCGGACCGGCCGCCGGGTGGCGCTCACCCCCGCCGGGGTCGCGCTGGTCGGGCACGCGGAGGCCGTGCTCGAACGGCTGGAGCAGGCGTCGGCGGAGCTGGCGGCCGCGCACACGGGTCTGGTCGGCGCCATCAGGGTCGGCGCCTTCCCGACCGCGACCCGCACCATCCTGCCCGCCGCCCTGGCCGCCCTGGGCCGTGACCATCCCGGGCTGGAACCGATGGTGGACGAGATCGACCCCGCCGAGGTGGCCCCCCGGCTCCGGACCGGCGACCTGGACGTCGCCCTCGTCCACGAGTACGACTTCGTCCCGGCCCTCCCCGACCTCGCGCTGGACGCCGAGCCCCTGCTGGAGGAGCCCATGTATCTCGCCTCCGGTGACGCCGGCGAATCGCCCGCGCGGCGGCGCGGCACGTCCGGCGGGGCCCTGGTACGGCACGGCGGCACCTCCGGCGGCGCCGGTGACTCCCCCGCACGGCACGGCGCCGTCGACGTCCTGGCGCGGTGGCGCGACGCCTCCTGGATCGTCTCCAAGCCCGGCACGCTCTGCCACACGATGACCGTGCGGGCCTGCCAGGCCGCCGGGTTCGCCCCCCGGATCCGCCACCACATCGACGACTTCGCCACCGTGCTGGCGATGGTCGCGGTCGGTCAGGGCGTGGCGCTGGTGCCGGAGCTGGGCGCGGCCGACCCGCCCGGCGGCGTCCGGCTCACCGAGCTGCCGATGCGCCGCCGCACCCAGATCGCCTTCCGCCGGGGGGCCTCGGCCCACCCGGCCGTCGCCGCCTTCACCACCGCGCTGCGGTCCTCGCTCCCCGGCGACCGTCACGCCCGGTAGGCGCGGTAGGCGCGGGCGGGATCCCCTGCCGCCCGGCGGCGGTGGAGGTCACATCAGCGTGCGCGCGGTCCAGAGCTCGGGGAAGATCTCACGTCGCATGCTCCGCTCCAGCCAGCTCAGGCCGCTCGACCCGCCGGATCCCGGCTTGGCCCCCATCGAGCGGCGCACCGCCATCAGGTGCCGGTACCGCCAGTCGGAGAACTGCGTCGCCAGGTCGGTCAGCGCTTCAGCCAGCGGCGCGAGCGGCCCGCCGTACACCTCGGCCCAGACCGCCTCGACGTCGGAGCGGGGCTCGTAGTCGGCGGCGTAGTCGCGCTCCACCGCCTCGCGCGGGATCGCGTAGCCCTGCCGGGCGAGGAAGGCGAGCACCGAGTCGTACAGGCTCGGCCGGGCCAGCGCCTCGGCGAGCTCACTGTAGGCCTCGGGGTTGCGGCGGTGCGGGCGGATGAGCGCCTCGGACTTGTTGCCGAGCAGGAACTCCACGTGCCGGTAGAGAGCCGACTGGAAGCCCGACGCCTCACCGAGCGCGTCACGGAACTGGTTGAACTGCGCGGGGGTG comes from Streptosporangium roseum DSM 43021 and encodes:
- a CDS encoding 4-hydroxy-tetrahydrodipicolinate synthase family protein, whose protein sequence is MTLRGVYVPLITPFAEDGEIAVEALEGLAHAVLDEGAAGLVALGTTAEVAMLAEEERRAVVEVCAKVCRERGVTLVVGAGGSDTRSSVEALRGLKDRADAALVTVPSFVRPSEAGVLAHFTVLAEQSPVPLIVYNIPYRTGQSVGAATLRRLGELPMVTGVKHAVGGVDQDTVTLLADLPEDFAVLAGDDPFFSALLALGAPGGILASAHLHTGRFVELVEAWHSGDVAHARALGHRLSAMSASMFAEPNPTVIKGVLHARGLIPTASVRLPLVPAGQASIEAAARLL
- a CDS encoding Fpg/Nei family DNA glycosylase, which codes for MPEGHTIHRLAAQYRQAFGGRVVRAESPQGRFAAGAHQIDGRVLRETDAHGKHLLLGFDDDRWLHVHLGIYGKSAFGPAPAPAPTGAVRLRLSNAEEYADLRGPNTCELLDPAEKKALHARLGPDPLRADADPELAWRRIGRSRTSIGVLLMDQSVVAGVGNIYRAEALFREGVDPSRPGRDLTHGQWKAIWADLVALMADGVRVGRIDTVRPEHTPEAMGRPPRVDDHGGEVYVYRRSGMPCFLCGGEVRTGVLAGRNLFWCPACQTT
- a CDS encoding M1 family metallopeptidase gives rise to the protein MVLSTTPSKLYFPTHGDDGYRVEHYDLSLDYRVASNRLGGIARLSAVALGPLDRLVLDLGAFRVGGVLVNGEAARFTHRGGKLHLAPGRLGAGPFSVEVRYSGNPRPVSSHWGGLGWEQLTDGVIVASQPIGAPSWFPCNDRPDDKASYRISVTTASPYTVIANGELVSTRRAASATTWVYEQAEPMASYLASVQIGRYQQADLGAGTRLVFPAGLAARVRYDFGRQDRMMEVFSERFGPYPFGSYTAVVVDDELEIPVEAQGMSIFGVNHVDGRRGEERLVAHELAHQWFGNSLTIAGWRDIWLHEGFAAYAEWIWSEASGDMPAGDLAARWHRRLAALPQDFVLADPGARLLFDDRVYKRGALTLHALRRTMGDAPFFALLREWTAGHRHGSVTTEQFTDLASRRTTEPLERLFADWLYGSRLPALS
- a CDS encoding L-rhamnose mutarotase, with the translated sequence MRVALHTRIRPGKESEYEQAHREVPPELVEAIKKGGAHEWTIWRSGLELFHVIDCDDYEALLASLAGLPVNIAWQARMDELLEVAHDYSADGGGKGLPAVWQLA
- a CDS encoding DUF5615 family PIN-like protein, which produces MNGRLLLDEMFPPPLAESLRERGHDVVALVERPGGPGLPDSQVLDLAVAERRCLLTENVRDFEILRARRLHDGHPCAGLLYSGPHRFPRTKTAIGRLIAVLDGLLSEERLPASGQVDWLV
- a CDS encoding LysR family transcriptional regulator, producing MLDVRRLRLLRELSYRGTIAAVAEAMTFTPSAVSQQLAALEREAGVALLERTGRRVALTPAGVALVGHAEAVLERLEQASAELAAAHTGLVGAIRVGAFPTATRTILPAALAALGRDHPGLEPMVDEIDPAEVAPRLRTGDLDVALVHEYDFVPALPDLALDAEPLLEEPMYLASGDAGESPARRRGTSGGALVRHGGTSGGAGDSPARHGAVDVLARWRDASWIVSKPGTLCHTMTVRACQAAGFAPRIRHHIDDFATVLAMVAVGQGVALVPELGAADPPGGVRLTELPMRRRTQIAFRRGASAHPAVAAFTTALRSSLPGDRHAR
- a CDS encoding DUF2809 domain-containing protein, producing MSPALQTRLSPALRARLPAALAAVATVAAGLTVRAVTGGWFGKYAGDALYTVLVHALIVLVLPRVPPVRAAAGALAFSWAVELAQLTPVPAALSEASVLARLVLGSTFGAADLVAYAAGAALAATAHALVRRAPSRRSGQRPAVSFRDHA
- a CDS encoding tryptophan 2,3-dioxygenase, whose protein sequence is MTSTRQLSERERETRAAANEGLPTLGFDAATPYDDYVGTATLHRLQRTVTDAPEELAFLVTTQVMELYFGLLRSEWQLAQRQLDDDDAATATVTIKRTVRHFEALNAAWASLSWLTPAQFNQFRDALGEASGFQSALYRHVEFLLGNKSEALIRPHRRNPEAYSELAEALARPSLYDSVLAFLARQGYAIPREAVERDYAADYEPRSDVEAVWAEVYGGPLAPLAEALTDLATQFSDWRYRHLMAVRRSMGAKPGSGGSSGLSWLERSMRREIFPELWTARTLM